The Thiomonas sp. FB-Cd genome includes a window with the following:
- a CDS encoding restriction endonuclease, which yields MSRRRKSSAFQDLVSLLALLPWWLSLVFALVSYVVLHTYAISKAPVATRPDQAAQVITHAFFSTWAIFGQYLLPALCLVAAGISIFQRKHRTQLFQKVASSSAADALDYMSWQDFERLVGKAFELDGYRVTETGGGGADGGIDLVLRRASEKFLVQCKQWKAFKVGVDVVRELYGVMAAKGAVGGFVVTSGTFTSEAMAFAQGRNIKLLDGKKLHAMIRRAMKESPALAPVTIPDLKAPGTPSCPRCGSSMVLRTARKGEHAGTSFWGCKRYPGCKGIVNI from the coding sequence ATGTCCCGCCGCCGCAAGTCCAGTGCCTTTCAAGACCTCGTCAGCCTGCTCGCCCTGCTCCCTTGGTGGCTCAGTCTCGTCTTCGCCCTGGTGAGCTACGTCGTGCTCCATACGTATGCGATTTCCAAGGCGCCTGTTGCCACGCGTCCCGATCAAGCCGCACAAGTCATCACACACGCGTTCTTTTCGACCTGGGCCATCTTCGGGCAGTACCTTTTGCCGGCTCTTTGCCTTGTCGCTGCCGGTATCTCAATCTTCCAACGCAAGCATCGCACGCAGCTCTTCCAGAAGGTGGCTTCCAGCAGTGCTGCTGACGCACTGGACTACATGTCCTGGCAGGACTTTGAACGGCTTGTCGGCAAGGCCTTCGAATTGGATGGCTACCGCGTGACCGAGACGGGTGGCGGCGGTGCAGACGGAGGTATTGATCTTGTCCTGCGGCGAGCCAGTGAGAAGTTCCTGGTGCAGTGCAAACAATGGAAGGCGTTCAAGGTCGGGGTTGACGTTGTCCGTGAGCTCTACGGTGTCATGGCTGCCAAGGGCGCTGTTGGTGGTTTCGTCGTGACCTCTGGCACGTTCACATCCGAGGCGATGGCGTTTGCGCAAGGCCGAAACATCAAGCTCCTGGATGGCAAAAAGCTGCACGCGATGATCCGACGCGCCATGAAAGAAAGCCCGGCACTGGCGCCGGTGACGATTCCCGATTTGAAGGCACCAGGAACGCCAAGTTGCCCCCGCTGCGGCTCGTCCATGGTCTTACGCACCGCACGAAAGGGAGAGCATGCGGGCACATCGTTCTGGGGTTGTAAGCGATACCCAGGATGCAAAGGGATCGTGAATATCTGA
- a CDS encoding RNA-guided endonuclease TnpB family protein, with protein sequence MQVKRAYRFRFYPTPEQVDALARTFGCARFAYNHMLRMRSDAWMQRRERVGYHETSAALTMLKKTPEHAWLNEVSSVPVQQALRHLNTAFSNFFAKRARYPSFKRKDGPQAAEYTTSAFRWDAGRRELRLAKMDAPLDIRWSRTLPQAAKLTTVTISRDTAGRYFAALLCDDVVTSRKAASGQVGIDLGLTHFAILSSGEKVASPKAFRRCEARLAVRQRRLARAKLGSKNRAKLKLKVAALHAHITDARRDFLHKLSTRLINENQVIAVETLSVSNMQRNHCSAKSISDAGWSEFVRQLEYKAQWNGRTLIGIDRWYPSSKTCSACGHVQGRMPLSVREWTCPECGTRHDRDVNAARNVLAAGLAVAAHGETVSPVLL encoded by the coding sequence ATGCAGGTCAAGCGCGCCTATCGCTTTCGCTTCTACCCGACGCCCGAGCAAGTTGACGCACTGGCTCGAACCTTCGGGTGCGCACGCTTCGCTTACAACCACATGTTGCGCATGCGCAGCGACGCCTGGATGCAGCGGCGAGAGCGCGTGGGCTACCACGAAACCTCCGCGGCGCTGACCATGCTCAAGAAGACGCCCGAGCATGCGTGGCTGAACGAAGTCAGCAGCGTGCCCGTGCAGCAGGCGCTGCGGCACCTGAACACCGCGTTCTCGAACTTCTTCGCCAAGCGAGCCCGGTACCCGTCCTTCAAGCGCAAGGACGGGCCGCAGGCGGCCGAGTACACCACCAGCGCATTCCGATGGGACGCGGGCCGGCGCGAGTTGCGTCTGGCGAAGATGGACGCGCCGCTGGACATCCGCTGGTCGCGCACCTTGCCACAGGCGGCCAAGCTCACGACCGTGACCATCTCGCGCGACACTGCGGGGCGGTACTTCGCCGCGCTGCTGTGCGACGACGTGGTCACGTCCAGGAAGGCCGCATCCGGCCAGGTCGGCATCGACCTGGGGCTCACCCACTTCGCGATCCTCTCCAGTGGCGAGAAGGTCGCATCCCCCAAGGCCTTTCGCCGCTGCGAAGCGCGACTGGCCGTGCGCCAGCGCCGGCTGGCGCGAGCCAAGCTCGGCTCGAAGAACCGGGCGAAGTTGAAGTTGAAAGTTGCTGCGCTGCATGCGCACATCACGGACGCGCGCAGGGACTTCCTGCACAAGCTCTCGACCCGGTTGATCAACGAAAACCAAGTGATCGCCGTCGAGACGCTGTCCGTGTCGAACATGCAGCGCAACCACTGCTCGGCGAAGTCGATCAGCGATGCAGGCTGGTCAGAGTTCGTCAGGCAGCTTGAGTACAAGGCGCAGTGGAATGGGCGCACGCTGATTGGCATTGACCGCTGGTACCCGAGCAGCAAGACCTGCTCGGCCTGCGGCCATGTGCAAGGCAGGATGCCGCTCAGCGTGCGCGAATGGACGTGCCCGGAGTGCGGCACGCGCCACGATCGCGACGTGAACGCAGCGCGCAATGTATTGGCCGCAGGACTTGCGGTAGCAGCCCATGGAGAGACTGTCAGTCCTGTGTTGCTGTAA
- a CDS encoding IS110 family transposase, with the protein MDGLQVVGLDIAKLVFQMHTVDMFTGEIANVQIKRAKVLEHFANRARCLVGIEACGGAHHWARELRALGHEVRLLHARAVRPFVSGNKTDATDARAIWLAVQQPGTKFVGVKSLAQQATLTLHRQRELLMKMRVMQTNALRGLLYEFGTVFAKGSRAMLGEVEAALEALSTALPQMVADSLREQVQRIKALGEDIAAIDKRLAWQLRQDPDMRRIAEIPGVGVLTATAAIATMGDARAFGSARQFCAWLGLVPAQRGTGGKIRLQGISKRGDAYVRTLLIHGARSVLTHAKEPGPWLEQIRQRRPANVVIVAQAAKMARTIWAVTARQQDYQRGHRSVRPQAA; encoded by the coding sequence ATGGACGGCCTGCAGGTGGTGGGGCTGGACATCGCCAAGCTGGTGTTTCAGATGCACACGGTCGACATGTTCACGGGCGAGATTGCCAATGTGCAGATCAAGCGGGCCAAGGTGCTGGAGCACTTCGCCAACCGGGCGCGGTGCCTGGTCGGCATCGAGGCCTGCGGCGGGGCGCACCACTGGGCGCGCGAGCTGCGCGCGCTGGGCCATGAGGTGAGGCTGCTGCACGCCCGGGCGGTGCGGCCGTTCGTGTCGGGCAACAAGACCGATGCGACGGACGCGCGAGCGATCTGGCTGGCGGTGCAGCAGCCGGGCACCAAGTTCGTCGGAGTCAAGTCGCTGGCGCAGCAGGCCACGCTGACGCTGCATCGCCAGCGCGAGCTGCTGATGAAGATGCGCGTCATGCAGACCAACGCGCTGCGCGGATTGCTGTACGAGTTCGGCACCGTCTTCGCCAAGGGCAGCCGGGCCATGCTGGGCGAGGTCGAGGCGGCGCTGGAGGCACTCTCGACGGCGCTGCCGCAGATGGTGGCCGACAGTCTGCGCGAGCAGGTGCAAAGGATCAAGGCGCTGGGCGAGGACATCGCCGCCATCGACAAGCGTCTGGCATGGCAACTCCGCCAGGATCCGGACATGCGGCGCATTGCCGAGATCCCCGGCGTCGGGGTGCTCACCGCCACAGCGGCGATCGCCACCATGGGCGACGCCCGCGCTTTCGGCTCGGCGCGCCAGTTCTGCGCCTGGCTGGGCCTGGTGCCCGCACAGCGAGGCACGGGCGGCAAGATCCGCCTGCAGGGCATCTCCAAACGCGGCGACGCCTACGTGCGAACGCTGTTGATCCACGGCGCGCGATCCGTGCTCACGCACGCCAAGGAACCGGGGCCATGGTTGGAGCAGATCCGGCAGCGGCGCCCGGCCAACGTGGTCATCGTGGCCCAGGCGGCCAAGATGGCGCGGACGATCTGGGCCGTCACGGCCAGACAACAGGATTACCAGAGGGGCCACCGCAGCGTGCGGCCGCAAGCGGCCTGA
- a CDS encoding tetratricopeptide repeat protein: METADEQFRLGASYIKGEDGQKDFQRAAYWFQKAADSGHTPSQFNLAMLYEYGLGVNRDLTAASAWYEKAAQLGHEKAKERLNQIKQFNDFSKLPDTNRQAEIVRSESSFASPPYNAPSVANRTRETRKFLSSFEPPLNNELERTISDDKIRGWLLFIVILLFLSLPFALFSVGGVQSRIDVIQSSLPQQTLNYLDPEFLQHLNWLFLRAAFGGILACIAAIILIYGKTRKAIKYTIIIIWFNFAVGVIFIAVEPTLVFGSYDNYVKLFNVAADDILMSLFISFITIGAVTAYLIRSNRVKKRYKTQQP; this comes from the coding sequence ATGGAAACGGCCGATGAACAGTTTCGACTTGGTGCAAGTTACATCAAGGGCGAAGATGGTCAGAAAGATTTCCAGCGAGCCGCCTATTGGTTCCAAAAGGCAGCCGATTCCGGGCATACTCCATCGCAATTCAATTTAGCGATGTTATACGAATATGGACTCGGCGTAAATAGAGACCTAACAGCAGCCTCCGCTTGGTATGAAAAGGCAGCGCAACTCGGACACGAGAAAGCGAAAGAACGATTAAATCAAATTAAGCAATTCAACGATTTCTCCAAACTACCTGACACAAACAGGCAGGCAGAGATAGTACGCAGCGAAAGTTCTTTTGCATCACCGCCTTATAATGCCCCGTCAGTCGCGAACAGAACAAGAGAAACGCGCAAATTTCTCAGCAGCTTCGAGCCTCCTTTAAACAATGAACTAGAGCGCACTATATCGGATGATAAAATTAGAGGTTGGCTGTTGTTTATAGTGATATTGTTGTTTTTGTCTTTGCCTTTTGCATTGTTTTCAGTCGGTGGTGTCCAATCACGTATTGATGTTATTCAATCATCGCTCCCCCAGCAAACCCTTAATTATCTTGATCCGGAGTTTTTACAACACCTTAATTGGCTATTTTTAAGAGCTGCATTCGGCGGCATTCTTGCTTGCATTGCAGCAATAATTCTTATTTATGGAAAAACGCGTAAAGCTATAAAATATACTATAATAATAATTTGGTTTAACTTCGCAGTTGGTGTTATTTTTATTGCGGTTGAGCCAACGCTAGTTTTTGGCTCTTACGATAACTATGTTAAATTGTTTAATGTCGCGGCCGACGACATATTGATGTCGCTTTTCATTTCGTTTATAACTATTGGCGCGGTAACTGCTTACCTGATACGATCTAATCGCGTGAAAAAAAGATATAAAACGCAGCAGCCTTAA
- a CDS encoding site-specific integrase, with amino-acid sequence MAVISELKARNLKLADGPIAHGGVTGLTLHPSTVKGQGKWVFRYVSPVTGKRRNAGVGSYPEVGIAEAGKRALTMREQIAAGGDPLELKALEAAKGKIKPPTFEEAARILHEELCPGWKNPKHAQQWINTLEQYAFPEIGRMMLDTIQPAHIANVLRPIWIDKAETASRIKQRLHAVIAWGWAHGFCTSNPVDVVHHLLPQQPGKAVRVQHQPAMPWRDIPKFVAEHLGRRARLDQSRAMLELLILTACRSGELRGMTWDEIDFDKAIWTIPAARMKAKMPHRVPLTDRALEILRGQEGYQQCFVFPAPYAEGVLSDMVLTSFLRRVNAPSDTPGRCATAHGFRSSFRDWCSEQGYPRDLAERALAHTVANKVEAAYHRTDLLDQRRPMMEKWTAFVTSGTSANLETNNCA; translated from the coding sequence ATGGCTGTGATTTCCGAACTCAAAGCGCGCAACCTCAAGCTCGCTGACGGCCCTATCGCCCATGGTGGCGTCACGGGCCTGACCCTGCATCCGTCCACGGTCAAAGGCCAGGGCAAATGGGTGTTCCGGTACGTCAGTCCGGTGACCGGAAAGCGGCGCAACGCTGGTGTGGGTTCGTATCCCGAGGTGGGCATCGCCGAAGCGGGCAAACGGGCTCTGACTATGCGCGAACAGATTGCCGCTGGCGGTGACCCCCTGGAACTCAAAGCACTGGAAGCAGCGAAGGGCAAAATCAAACCACCCACGTTCGAGGAAGCCGCGCGCATCCTGCATGAGGAGCTTTGCCCAGGCTGGAAGAATCCCAAGCATGCGCAGCAATGGATCAACACCCTCGAGCAGTATGCGTTTCCTGAGATTGGGCGGATGATGCTGGACACGATCCAACCGGCACACATCGCCAATGTGCTGCGGCCGATCTGGATCGACAAGGCAGAGACCGCCAGCCGGATCAAGCAACGGCTGCATGCAGTCATTGCATGGGGATGGGCGCATGGTTTTTGCACATCGAATCCGGTGGACGTGGTGCATCACCTGCTGCCACAACAACCGGGCAAGGCGGTTCGCGTGCAGCATCAACCTGCGATGCCATGGCGGGACATTCCGAAATTCGTCGCAGAGCACTTGGGACGGCGTGCGCGATTGGATCAATCGCGCGCCATGCTGGAGTTGCTGATTCTCACGGCCTGCCGATCTGGGGAGTTGCGGGGAATGACGTGGGATGAGATCGATTTTGACAAAGCGATCTGGACGATTCCAGCAGCCAGAATGAAAGCGAAGATGCCGCACCGGGTACCGCTCACGGATCGCGCATTGGAGATTCTTCGTGGGCAGGAAGGCTATCAGCAATGCTTCGTATTCCCGGCCCCTTATGCGGAGGGCGTGCTGTCGGACATGGTGCTCACCAGCTTTTTGCGCCGAGTGAATGCACCGAGTGATACGCCAGGTCGTTGTGCGACGGCGCATGGGTTTCGCTCATCATTCCGGGACTGGTGCAGCGAGCAGGGGTATCCGCGTGATCTGGCCGAGCGCGCCTTGGCGCACACGGTGGCCAACAAGGTGGAGGCGGCGTATCACCGTACCGACCTGCTCGATCAACGTCGGCCGATGATGGAGAAGTGGACGGCGTTTGTCACATCCGGAACATCGGCAAATTTGGAGACCAACAACTGTGCGTAG
- a CDS encoding peroxiredoxin encodes MNTESIAYGLPRLNEPAPAFSAKTTHGDRTLADYKGKWLILFSHPADFTPVCTTEFMGFARNHDKFKSMNCELLGLSIDSIFAHLAWVRSIKQNFDVDIPFPIIEDLKMEVARAYGMIHPGAADTQAVRATFFIDPNGVLRAMVYYPMSNGRSINEFVRLLEALQTSDKYGVATPEAWCPGDKAIVPPPKTVEAMNERIAEGPKQGMEVTDWYFSKKSV; translated from the coding sequence ATGAATACCGAATCCATTGCCTACGGCCTTCCCCGCCTGAACGAGCCGGCCCCCGCATTTTCGGCCAAGACCACCCACGGCGACCGCACCTTGGCGGACTATAAGGGCAAGTGGCTGATCCTGTTCTCGCATCCGGCGGACTTTACCCCGGTGTGCACCACCGAATTCATGGGCTTCGCGCGCAACCACGACAAGTTCAAGTCGATGAACTGCGAACTGCTCGGGCTGTCGATCGATTCGATCTTCGCCCACTTGGCGTGGGTGCGGTCGATCAAGCAGAACTTCGATGTCGACATACCCTTCCCCATCATCGAAGACCTGAAGATGGAGGTGGCGCGAGCCTACGGCATGATCCACCCCGGCGCCGCCGACACCCAGGCGGTGCGTGCGACCTTCTTCATCGACCCCAACGGCGTCCTGCGCGCGATGGTCTATTACCCGATGAGCAACGGCCGCTCGATCAACGAATTTGTGCGCCTGCTCGAGGCTCTGCAGACTAGCGACAAGTACGGCGTGGCCACGCCCGAGGCCTGGTGTCCGGGCGACAAGGCCATCGTGCCTCCGCCCAAGACCGTCGAGGCGATGAACGAGCGCATCGCCGAGGGCCCGAAGCAGGGCATGGAAGTGACCGACTGGTATTTCTCGAAAAAGTCGGTCTGA
- a CDS encoding IS110 family transposase: MVGIDVASAHVDVACLGAVLPSELAHVSNDAEGHSALADALVKLQPGLVLMEATGGYEAALACALQAVGLRVAVINPRMARDFARAMQRLAKTDRIDAATLAEFAAVLAQRPDCERFVRPLSEPEQQDLAALVTRRRQLVAMQLSERQRLRLARPVTRPSIDALLEAIARQLDDVDAEMVRHVEQHHAVMAKLLQSVAGIGRIAAATLIAELPELGRLNRRQICALVGVAPYAKDSGSSRGRRRITGGRFEVRRALYMATLTATRFNPAIRAFYKRLVAAGKLKKVALIACMRKLITHLNAITRDHLNAQNQPFTA; this comes from the coding sequence ATGGTGGGCATCGACGTTGCCAGTGCGCATGTCGATGTGGCTTGCCTGGGAGCAGTCTTGCCATCGGAGCTGGCTCATGTCAGCAACGATGCCGAGGGGCATTCCGCTCTGGCCGACGCCTTGGTGAAGCTGCAGCCGGGGCTGGTGCTGATGGAGGCCACCGGTGGCTATGAGGCGGCGCTGGCGTGCGCGTTGCAAGCAGTGGGTCTGCGTGTGGCGGTCATCAACCCGCGCATGGCGCGTGACTTCGCTCGTGCGATGCAGCGCCTGGCCAAGACCGACCGCATCGATGCGGCCACCCTGGCCGAGTTCGCTGCCGTGCTGGCCCAGCGCCCCGACTGCGAGCGCTTCGTGCGTCCGCTGAGCGAGCCCGAGCAGCAGGATCTCGCAGCCCTGGTCACCCGCAGGCGCCAGCTCGTGGCCATGCAGTTGTCCGAGCGCCAGCGCTTGCGCCTGGCCCGCCCGGTGACGCGCCCGAGTATCGATGCCCTGCTCGAGGCGATTGCCCGCCAGCTCGACGACGTCGATGCCGAAATGGTCCGCCATGTCGAACAGCATCATGCCGTGATGGCCAAGCTGTTGCAAAGCGTGGCCGGGATCGGCCGCATCGCTGCCGCAACCCTGATCGCTGAACTGCCTGAACTGGGGCGGCTCAACCGGCGCCAGATCTGTGCCTTGGTCGGCGTGGCCCCCTACGCCAAGGACTCCGGGTCCAGCCGAGGCCGACGACGCATCACCGGCGGGCGCTTCGAGGTGCGACGTGCCTTGTACATGGCCACGCTCACCGCCACACGATTCAACCCCGCCATTCGCGCCTTCTACAAGCGTCTGGTGGCCGCAGGCAAGCTCAAGAAAGTGGCCTTGATCGCCTGCATGCGCAAGCTGATCACCCACCTCAACGCCATCACCCGGGACCATCTGAACGCTCAAAATCAGCCTTTCACTGCTTGA
- a CDS encoding plasmid pRiA4b ORF-3 family protein: MATTKSPPRRKTIKNVYQLHVQLLYVEPRVWRRLWVPDNLTLTDLDQVIQTAMGWTNSHLHEFEIDGQRYGMSLDEYPIDKPAKLDKDYRLSEVLSQHVKTFIYTYDFGDDWRHAVTVEQTLKPDPALNTWPQCLEGENACPPEDVGGVPGYMEFLEAVGDSTHEEHKAMRRWFGGLFDPKGFDINAVNIALRDVEI; encoded by the coding sequence ATGGCCACGACTAAATCACCACCTCGACGAAAAACGATCAAGAACGTCTATCAATTGCATGTCCAACTGCTCTACGTAGAGCCGAGGGTCTGGCGGCGGCTGTGGGTCCCGGACAACCTGACCCTTACTGACCTGGACCAGGTCATTCAGACCGCCATGGGCTGGACTAACAGTCACCTGCACGAATTCGAGATCGACGGTCAGCGCTATGGCATGAGCCTTGACGAGTACCCCATAGACAAGCCTGCCAAGCTCGATAAGGACTACCGGCTTTCGGAAGTCTTGAGTCAGCACGTCAAGACCTTTATCTACACCTACGATTTTGGCGATGACTGGCGGCATGCTGTAACCGTCGAACAGACCCTCAAACCCGATCCCGCGCTCAATACCTGGCCACAGTGCCTTGAAGGAGAAAACGCCTGTCCGCCAGAGGACGTTGGTGGAGTGCCTGGCTACATGGAATTCCTGGAGGCTGTTGGTGATTCCACGCATGAGGAACACAAGGCCATGCGGAGATGGTTCGGTGGTTTGTTTGATCCAAAGGGTTTTGACATCAACGCGGTCAACATTGCGTTGCGAGACGTAGAGATCTGA
- a CDS encoding IS110 family transposase, protein MDGLQVVGLDIAKLVFQMHTVDMFTGEIANVQIKRAKVLEHFANRARCLVGIEACGGAHHWARELRALGHEVRLLHARAVRPFVSGNKTDATDARAIWLAVQQPGTKFVGVKSLAQQATLTLHRQRELLMKMRVMQTNALRGLLYEFGTVFAKGSRAMLGEVEAALEALSTALPQMVADSLREQVRRIKALGEDIAAIDKRLAWQLRQDPDMRRIAEIPGVGVLTATAAIATMGDARAFGSARQFCAWLGLVPAQRGTGGKIRLQGISKRGDAYVRTLLIHGARSVLTHAKEPGPWLEQIRQRRPANVVIVAQAAKMARTIWAVTARQQDYQRGHRSVRPQAA, encoded by the coding sequence ATGGACGGCCTGCAGGTGGTGGGGCTGGACATCGCCAAGCTGGTGTTTCAGATGCACACGGTCGACATGTTCACGGGCGAGATTGCCAATGTGCAGATCAAGCGGGCCAAGGTGCTGGAGCACTTCGCCAACCGGGCGCGGTGCCTGGTCGGCATCGAGGCCTGCGGCGGGGCGCACCACTGGGCGCGCGAGCTGCGCGCGCTGGGCCATGAGGTGAGGCTGCTGCACGCCCGGGCGGTGCGGCCGTTCGTGTCGGGCAACAAGACCGATGCGACGGACGCGCGAGCGATCTGGCTGGCGGTGCAGCAGCCGGGCACCAAGTTCGTCGGAGTCAAGTCGCTGGCGCAGCAGGCCACGCTGACGCTGCATCGCCAGCGCGAGCTGCTGATGAAGATGCGCGTCATGCAGACCAACGCGCTGCGCGGATTGCTGTACGAGTTCGGCACCGTCTTCGCCAAGGGCAGCCGGGCCATGCTGGGCGAGGTCGAGGCGGCGCTGGAGGCACTCTCGACGGCGCTGCCGCAGATGGTGGCCGACAGTCTGCGCGAGCAGGTGCGGCGCATCAAGGCGCTGGGCGAGGACATTGCCGCCATTGACAAACGTCTGGCATGGCAACTCCGCCAGGATCCGGACATGCGGCGCATTGCCGAGATCCCCGGCGTCGGGGTGCTCACCGCCACAGCGGCGATCGCCACCATGGGCGACGCCCGCGCTTTCGGCTCGGCGCGCCAGTTCTGCGCCTGGCTGGGCCTGGTGCCCGCACAGCGAGGCACGGGCGGCAAGATCCGCCTGCAGGGCATCTCCAAACGCGGCGACGCCTACGTGCGAACGCTGTTGATCCACGGCGCGCGATCCGTGCTCACGCACGCCAAGGAACCGGGGCCATGGTTGGAGCAGATCCGGCAGCGGCGCCCGGCCAACGTGGTCATCGTGGCCCAGGCGGCCAAGATGGCGCGGACGATCTGGGCCGTCACGGCCAGACAACAGGATTACCAGAGGGGCCACCGCAGCGTGCGGCCGCAAGCGGCCTGA
- a CDS encoding ParA family protein, translated as MEIVAVINYKGGVGKTTVTANLAGELAYRGKKVLLIDTDAQASLTFSFVTPDKWDTDYKASRTIKSWFDAISQGTEPPPLTDFVIAPSSVNRFLKSRNNGGRIDLICSHLGLINVDLELATLLSGVNLQQAKRNYIKVHGKLRQAIASLADSTDYDIVLMDCPPNFNIVTKNAIVASEKILIPAKPDYLSTLGIDYLHRSVNELVKEFNEYAELDKETETIAPKILGVIFTMIQITSGQPISAQRQFISQTKRLGVSTFKNYFRENKTIFADAPQNLMPVVLNQYSNGTHSDVVNEIEKFVDEFESVL; from the coding sequence ATGGAAATTGTCGCCGTCATTAATTACAAGGGTGGCGTCGGTAAGACCACGGTTACCGCGAACCTTGCTGGCGAGCTAGCCTATCGCGGGAAGAAGGTCCTATTGATCGATACAGATGCTCAAGCAAGTCTGACGTTTTCGTTCGTTACTCCAGATAAATGGGATACCGATTACAAGGCATCACGAACCATCAAGTCTTGGTTTGATGCGATCAGTCAAGGAACGGAGCCGCCCCCTCTTACCGACTTCGTCATTGCGCCATCAAGCGTCAATCGCTTCTTGAAATCACGTAACAACGGCGGACGTATTGATCTTATCTGCTCCCATCTCGGGCTTATAAACGTAGACCTCGAATTGGCCACACTTCTTAGCGGGGTCAATCTTCAACAGGCAAAGCGCAACTACATCAAGGTTCACGGAAAACTTAGGCAGGCTATTGCATCACTTGCTGATAGCACGGACTACGACATTGTTCTGATGGACTGCCCCCCGAACTTCAACATCGTGACAAAAAATGCAATCGTTGCGAGTGAGAAGATACTCATTCCCGCGAAGCCAGACTATCTATCGACGCTTGGGATAGATTACTTGCATCGAAGCGTCAATGAACTCGTCAAGGAATTCAACGAGTACGCCGAGCTGGATAAGGAAACAGAAACCATCGCGCCGAAAATTCTGGGTGTCATCTTTACGATGATTCAGATTACGAGCGGTCAGCCAATTTCCGCCCAGCGACAGTTCATCTCTCAAACAAAGCGACTTGGCGTTTCTACGTTCAAGAACTATTTCCGCGAGAATAAGACAATATTTGCTGATGCGCCGCAAAATCTAATGCCGGTAGTTTTGAATCAGTACTCGAACGGCACTCACTCCGACGTAGTCAACGAGATCGAGAAATTTGTTGATGAATTCGAATCTGTGCTGTGA
- a CDS encoding RNA-guided endonuclease TnpB family protein has product MQVKRAYRFRFYPTPEQVDALARTFGCARFAYNHMLRMRSDAWMQRRERVGYHETSAALTMLKKTPEHAWLNEVSSVPVQQALRHLNTAFSNFFAKRARYPSFKRKDGPQAAEYTTSAFRWDAGRRELRLAKMDAPLDIRWSRTLPQAAKLTTVTISRDTAGRYFAALLCDDVVTSRKAASGQVGIDLGLTHFAILSSGEKVASPKAFRRCEARLAVRQRRLARAKLGSKNRAKLKLKVAALHAHITDARRDFLHKLSTRLINENQVIAVETLSVSNMQRNHCSAKSISDAGWSEFVRQLEYKAQWNGRTLIGIDRWYPSSKTCSACGRVQGRMPLSVREWTCPECGTRHDRDVNAARNVLAAGLAVAAHGETVSPVLL; this is encoded by the coding sequence ATGCAGGTCAAGCGCGCCTATCGCTTTCGCTTCTACCCGACGCCCGAGCAAGTTGACGCACTGGCTCGAACCTTCGGGTGCGCACGCTTCGCTTACAACCACATGTTGCGCATGCGCAGCGACGCCTGGATGCAGCGGCGAGAGCGCGTGGGCTACCACGAAACCTCCGCGGCGCTGACCATGCTCAAGAAGACGCCCGAGCATGCGTGGCTGAACGAAGTCAGCAGCGTGCCCGTGCAGCAGGCGCTGCGGCACCTGAACACCGCGTTCTCGAACTTCTTCGCCAAGCGAGCCCGGTACCCGTCCTTCAAGCGCAAGGACGGGCCGCAGGCGGCCGAGTACACCACCAGCGCATTCCGATGGGACGCGGGCCGGCGCGAGTTGCGTCTGGCGAAGATGGACGCGCCGCTGGACATCCGCTGGTCGCGCACCTTGCCACAGGCGGCCAAGCTCACGACCGTGACCATCTCGCGCGACACTGCGGGGCGGTACTTCGCCGCGCTGCTGTGCGACGACGTGGTCACGTCCAGGAAGGCCGCATCCGGCCAGGTCGGCATCGACCTGGGGCTCACCCACTTCGCGATCCTCTCCAGTGGCGAGAAGGTCGCATCCCCCAAGGCCTTTCGCCGCTGCGAAGCGCGACTGGCCGTGCGCCAGCGCCGGCTGGCGCGAGCCAAGCTCGGCTCGAAGAACCGGGCGAAGTTGAAGTTGAAAGTTGCTGCGCTGCATGCGCACATCACGGACGCGCGCAGGGACTTCCTGCACAAGCTCTCGACCCGGTTGATCAACGAAAACCAAGTGATCGCCGTCGAGACGCTGTCCGTGTCGAACATGCAGCGCAACCACTGCTCGGCGAAGTCGATCAGCGATGCAGGCTGGTCAGAGTTCGTCAGGCAGCTTGAGTACAAGGCGCAGTGGAATGGGCGCACGCTGATTGGCATTGACCGCTGGTACCCGAGCAGCAAGACCTGCTCGGCCTGCGGCCGTGTGCAAGGCAGGATGCCGCTCAGCGTGCGCGAATGGACGTGCCCGGAGTGCGGCACGCGCCACGATCGCGACGTGAACGCAGCGCGCAATGTATTGGCCGCAGGACTTGCGGTAGCAGCCCATGGAGAGACTGTCAGTCCTGTGTTGCTGTAA